The nucleotide sequence AGGTCTTCTGCAGAATCCTGGTCTCGATGGCGGGTGTCATTCGGGAATCCCTGTGGCGGTCCTGACGGGGGCGGAAGGTGTAAACGCCCGGTGCGACAGAGACTGCCTTGGAGGCGGAAAGTGACCGCGCTTGTGGACAAGCTTGGACTTCCCATCTTGCTGACCGCCGTCGTTCCGGGCACGGTTCCTCCCTCCGCTACTGTAGAATCCCGCGATCGCATTTCATAAAGCGACGTCACCCAGGTGACTTTAACGCTCGATCCCGTCGAAGTCCGCGTCCTCGGCTGTCTGGTGGAGAAAGAACTCACGACGCCCGACGGCTATCCGCTCTCGCTGGCGGCGTTGACAGCGGCCTGCAATCAGAGGTCGAGCCGCGAGCCGGTGATGAACCTCGACGAAGCGACCGTGCTCGACAAAGTGAATGCGCTCATCGAGAAGCATCTGGTCAGCGAACGTAGCGGTGCCGGCAGCCGCGTTGCGAAGTTCGTGCACCGCCTCACCGGCCACCTGCGAGAGGCCGAAGATTTTTCGCAGCCGCAGCGGGCGGCTCTGGGACCGTAAGCTTCCCCGTCAAGCAGACACTCCAGAAGTAGAACTTCGCCGTTCCAACACCTGTTGCCGGTACATCATCGGCGGTATGCGGTTCAACGACCGGTGCGGTCGCTCCGCGTTGTAACTGCACAGCCACCACCACACCATCTCCCGCACCTGGTCGAGATCCTCGAACAGGTAGGCATCGAGCAGCTCGTGACGCAGGCTGCGGTTGAAGCGTTCGACGAAGGCGTTCTGGTTCGGCTTGCCCGGCGCGATGTAGGCGAGCTCGATGCCGTGGCCGGCGCACCACTTAACGAGGCGCTGCGCGGTGAACTCTGGCCCGTTGTCGAGCCGCAGGCGCTTGGGCAGGCCGCGCCAGGCCTTGAGCTGCTCGAGCACGCGGATAACCCGCTCGGCCGGGAGGTTGGTGTCCACCTCGATCGCCAGAGCCTCGCGGGCGCCTTCGTCCAGGATGTTGAGCAGGCGGAAGGTCCGCCCGCGGTAAAGGGCATCGCTCATGAAGTCGAGCGCCCAGACGGTGTTGATGGCCGATGGCGCCTGAAGCGGCAAGGAATCGCGTTTGGGAAGCCGCTTCTTGGTACGCCGGGGCAGGTTGAGCTTGAGCGCGCGGTAGACCCGCCACACCCGTTTGTGGTTCCAGGGGTGGTTCTGCACCCGCTTCAGATGGTCAAAACACATCCAGAACCCCCAGCGGTGATGCCGTTCGACCACACCGCTCAGTGCCGCGATGACCTCGCGGTCGCGCTCGGCGGCGGGCACGGGCACCCGGTAATAGGCCGCCCGGGAGAGCCCGACCGCCGTACAGGCCCGTCGCACCGCTAACCCGTGTTGTCCCACCAGGTAGGCCGCCGATTCGCGGCGCTCGGCGGGGCTCAGTGCTTTTTTTGGATGAGATCCTTAAGCGCGTGGTTCTCGAGCGAGAGCTCGGCGAACATGCGCTTCAACCGGGCGTTCTCCGTCTCGAGCTCCTTCATGCGCTTGAGCTCCGCGACGTCGAGGCCCCCGTACTTGGCCTTCCACTTGTAGTACGTCGCCGAGCTGATGCCGTGTCTTCGCCAGATCTCGTTCACCGGCACGCCCGACTCCGCCTCCCTGAGGATCGCCACGATCTGGCTCTCCGTGAACCGCGATTTCTTCATTGTTCGAACCCCCTGACACGTTAAGATTGCCAGAAAGTTCTACTTGCCGCTTGTCTACGAGGCGGGGAAGCTTACGGATGGAGTTACGGGCTGGGCGCATGGACGAGGCGGAAAATCAGTGAAATTGACGTTGCGGCATGAACACCGGTCAAGCCCAAGCGCCGGGCGGGAATATTAGGGAAAGCTGTGATCTGACCCGAATTGCTGGGGCGCGGGGGGATTCGAAGTGCAACACATCCGGCCTCTATTTACTACGGGTAGCTCGCTTCACCATTGTCGTGAACCCTCGCAAACCATTCAGTACACCTTCGCTTTAAGCACGACTCACAGGCCCCGAGCAATAACGTCGATGCAACCGAAAAAGTAGGGAATGAATAATGCCGGAGTCTTCATTAGCTACTTCGTGCATGATGAGCCGCTCGAGAACAATCGGTGCTAGAGACCAGTTGTTGCTGATATTAGAATCAATTCCTCTCTGGTACCGATTTTCTCTTGTTCGATAAGACTTCTTTCGTCCCTAATGCGTTCTTCTCGATATCCTTCGCGATCTTTTTGGCGCACCTCCGCAATCACCGCTTCGACATAGAGAGCACGAGAGCGAAGCCCAATGTTGTGGCTGTGGTACCCAACAACAACTGAGAGAATGAAGGACACGGTGACCGCCATGCCTGCTGCTAACTCATTAAAGTCCGCTCCAAAGGTAACGTATGCGGCTATGATGAATACGATGAAAGCAAGGAAGCTAGCAAGGTTGGAGACCATTTCTTGTTGTTTATTAAGAAAGGAACGAAGCTCCGCTGTGAAAGAGGTATTTGTCATGCAGATGGTTATCGACAAAATAGCCAGTCCTATCACAAGCTGCTTGGTCTCAATCATCGGCTGCGATTTCGCTAGCAGGTAAGAAACCAGCGACATAATGGCAGTGATCAGACCAAAAAAAACATTCCGGTATAACCAGTTCAACAAAGCAAATACGTGTTCCTTCGGAGAGGACGGGAACTCAGGGATAGAAGTAGTTGCGGGTGGCTCTATGCCCGAAGCCTTTGAAGTATCAATCTCCATATAGCGTTCCCATTTGCAGATACATTGCAGCACGCCCCCTATGCGAGCGCCATTTGTCAGCCTTTATGCGCTTGGCGTTGACCTTCTGAGATCAAGCAAAGCTATCGGGCAATCAGCCGTTGGTATCACGATTCCTCCTGAACATCCGGCGCCCCTTCATTTCCAGGACAATATTTTGCGTGCGTTCTGACCCGGAAACTTGACCAGGGCAATCCCTGGGGGAAGAGCGCGATCTGAGAAGTCCTCTATGCGCATGCGTCGGCCGAAGGCACCGTCCAATGTTTTTACGCTCGATGAGCTTAGCGAAAAGACCCCAACCGTTCCCATCTGCTCCAAGAAATCATCCTCTTCCTGGTCGAAATCATCCGCGCTTTGAGACAAGAGCATGACGATCCCGCCTTTAGACGCTGACTTTCTTACAAGCGAGCTAAGTGCTCCGTGCCGATAGCGCAAGATTTCGACTGCCTCATCGACAATTAAGAGATGTCTCAACAAACGGTTGCCGGCTTTGTCTACGCCACTATCGGGCAGCGACATAAAGAATGAGTTGAGTGCGTCAAGAATCAAGAAGATAGCGAGCCGCTTCGGCTCGTCAGATGCGCTCCCGAAGCTGATAACCCACCTCTTTGAGAAAAATTCGGCCGGTGACATCGTCGGCCGCATCATATTCAGCGACGTGATGGCGTTGAGTTTCGCACCAATACTGCCGATTGATTGGCGTGATTGCTCCGCTACGTCTGTAAGCGCCTGCAAAACATCGTCCAGGGTAATGGGTCGACGCTGTCCCCCGCGGCTTTCTAGCGCTCGTCTTCCTTCAAGTAGGGCCAAGACCGCCTGACGCAGTAGATCTAGTTTGATGTCACCTTTGGCCCGTATGCATTTTTGAAAGGAGTCTTGGAACCCAATTGCAAGCTGCGCGAGTTGCTGTTCTTCAGCCGTCGGCGAAGACCAAAGAAAGTCAAGAGGAACCGGGACTTTGGGTACATCCAGCGCGCGTATCCCGGGAAAAAACGCCTCTAGCGTTCGATCGCCCCATTCCGACTTGCGAACCAGTGCCCCGTCTTTTACGAACTCACCTTTCGGGTCAATAAGTAACAGCGGGAGGTCCGCTGTTACTATCACCTGCCGGGCTATGTCTAATCCTGTCCGGGTCTTACCTGATCGGGTTTTGCCGAGAATCGCTAAGTGCGGGGAAACGCCTGGCCGATTAACGGTGTAGCTTAACTGTTCTCCCGAGTCAGGATCGATGCTTTCCGATCCGAAGCGAATGGAGAGGGCGCCCTCCTTTTCTTTGAACGTGTCGATGCTACCACTTGTTCGAGTGCCCGTAGGTACCATGCCTGCGAGTCTCACAACGAAATCCACGTCAGCTTTCTTCACGTCTTCGTAGTCTTGCTTGAGGAGCATTGCACCACGATGCCAATGTCCCTCGACTAAAGAGCGAAAACTCGCTGCGTCAGCAGGTGGCGCTTCCGAAGCAATGGCGATTAAGCAAGACCAGATATCAGCATCGTCACCAAACAGGTGGGTGCCCTCGATCGCGTTCCCCATCTCGGCATCTTGAGGAAGGCGGATATCGCCAGTGTTTAATTGCTCGGACAGGCTTCTCCCTATTGCGAGCTTCGCCACCGTGGCCTTATCCCCGGGGATGAGCGTGGACCGAAGATCACCGAGAAATTCCTCCGCTTCCTTGGTCGGGCGATAACGAAGACGATCAATTCGGGTCAAGTTAAATTCGGTCATATTCAGGCGCCAAAATAGCTATCTTCGATCACGGTTGATTCCCCGCTACCCTCTTCCTTGCTTTCGAAAGTCACTAGAAATGTCTTTAAAATCTTTGGATCGAGTCGCTCTCGGTAATAGTCTGATATCTCCTCGTCGTGCGACAGGAAGATCACTTGCCCCCGAGCGGCTTCGGCTACGTATCGCAAGACTCTTTCGCGATACTTGGAGTCCATGTTGCCAACAGGCGTGTCAATCACAATCGGTGCCTCCTGCTCTGACACATCAGCGACAGCAAGAGTGAAAGCTAATCCGAAAGCACGTTTCTGCGCTCCCGACAGACTGGAAACCAATACGATTTCGCCCGACGGCCCCTCTAGTCTTGGTGGAGTATCGGGATCAAACCTCACGACAAAATTCCGATACTCGTCCGAAACCATTTGCCTGAAGTGTTCTGTGCACCTTTCCTCTAGCGATTCCTTGCAAAGCGGGACAAGATTGTCTTTTGCTTCGTCCACCGTCGCTCTCACTCGGTGCGCCACATCGAGTTTCTCTAGCACTGGCCTTTCGACTGCTCGACGTTTCTCCATCTGCCCTATTGAGCCCTTGAGGTCCCGGATTCTTTCTTGAAGTCCTCGTTCTCTGGTTTCTAGGCCAAGCAATTCCGAATCAATCGATTTAGCGGTTTCTCGAGTTTCGTCAACCGATTTCGTGAGCGCCGCGAGCTGTGGTTCTATGTCCTTAATTCGCTCGTACTTTCGTTCTGTTTCTCTTCGTCTCGTAACAGTGTTATCCCAACGAATTGCAGCGTCGGCTAGCGCGCCTCCGCCGATCGCCTGACAACGTCCAAGCTTACTCAATACCGCTGCGCGATCCGCCTCTCGGAGAAAATGAAGTTTATATTCCTCGGCGCATCCGTCTGGCGGCGGACTCCACAATGCCTCGAGAGCCTTTTCCAGTTTGCTTCGCAGCTGATGGATCTGCTGCTCGCTAAGAGGCGGCTCTACATCACCTGCCCCCTTGGTCGGCAGCACAGACTCAATAATTTTTGAGGCCTTGCCACTCGCTTCTTCCTTGAGAATTAGCCACCGATCCCGAATTTGCTCAGCACGCAGGTTTGATCGAAGTAACTCGATATTGCGGCTCATAGCTAAAGGCAGCGCAATAGAGGCTAAGCCCGTAATCAGCTCCTGCTTAACGGCTGCTTCCTCGGACTGTAATGCCGCCAGTGTGCGAGCGTACTCTTCGATATCGGCCGTCGAGTCACCTAATAGCTGCCGCAAATCATTCAACAGTCGCTGATGGTCCGCATCTGTCGCATCCATTTGCTTCCGCTTCTTGGTCAGTTCGTTTTCTATTTCTTTCAACTGATCCTTGGCTTCTTCGAGCTCCTGACGTTTCTGGTCTAGCTCGTCAATTCGTACGTTCCCTGTCTCGCGGCGCAAATTAGTCGTCTCGTTCTGTATAAACGTTCGGAGGCTATCGCTTAACCTGTCGAGAATCCCAGTTCCATAAAGCGTGTTAACCGCATCCAGAAGAGCTCTGTGACCCGCGGCATCAACCCGCTCTTGTGCCTGTTCCCCGTCAAAAAAGAAGCATGCCATTACGTTCCAGGGAAAAAGAAGATCCGAAATCTTGTCATTGGCGTCCTGCCAGGTGGGATAGATTTTCTTTTGCGAGTTGACTTCAATTAGGACCTCTTCGCCGTCCCTGCTGTTCAGATCGCGAATCCTTCCACCTTTGTTGAAGTTCCAGCGACGTTGGATAAGAATCGTGTCGCCTTCGTTCTCAAACCGAAGTGACACTGAACAATGTGGTTCGTCCTGGCGTCTTGCGGGTCGATGGATTATCTGCTCCATCAGACTCTTGTAATTTCGATTCTGATCCTCATCTATTCCGGATAACCGTACCCCTTCAATCAAATGCATAGCCTCTCGCCCGAAGAGACCAAGATAGAGTGCTATCAAGAGGGAGGTCTTTCCCGTTCCGTTCTGTGCACCGACGAGAATAATGTTTTTGCGAGAGCCAGGTCTCGGTAGGGTAAATATGGCATTCCGATAGCTTCGCCAATTTCGTACATGCACTTCCTTAAGAAACATCGCGGACCCCGGCCTGGTGTTCTTCGATGAAGTCGCTTATTGCGGCACTGAACTCTTGTGAGATTCCCACCTGCCGTCCTCGGCCCAAATTATCTCGCTGAATTTCAATCAGGCTGCGGAGTAGGTCGAGACTGACGTTGTGTTCCTGACAAATTCGTTGAAGCACGTTTTTTGCCTTTTTGTCCGCAAGCAGCGGCAACGCTCTACGTGTCATCTCCCCTCCCCGATAAGTTGGAGCAAGCGATTTGCTCTATTCAGAACGTGTTGGGACGCATCGTCTCGCCAAATTTCTTCGATGCGGCGTATTTCAGCTGATGAAATAAGTTGTACCTTCACCTCGTCTTGCAGAGCGAGCAATCTGTCCAGCACGGTCTTCCTTGCGTCGAACTTAAGCGGGCCCAGTCCAGCTTGCCCGTTTCGACGTTCCGTCATCCGGTTTTCTTCGGTGTAACAGAAATCTTTGAGCCAATCCCTGAAATTGGCCATCGGCTCTAGGCGCTCAAACCCCTTCTCCATGGCATTCCTGAACGACTTATCTTTGTCGACAACCGTGCAGGTCCAACAACCAAAACGGATCGAATTGCTGCCGCAGGACGGTTGAGTATCGGTATCTATAACAACCGGACATTCCCCGCCCGTGGCGTCTCGATACAATTTCATTAGCGCTTGGTGGGACCCTGCCCAGGGTGGCGCGCAAGCAAATAAGTATTCCCAAACTTCATCTGTCGTCAGCTCGAGAATCGGGCGGAAGACAAAACAGCCGGGCAGGTCGTTATGCGGGTTTAACCGGCCGGTCCCATCGTACCGCTTTGCCGATTTTGCGCGGGCGGTCGACTCGGACCGTCTGACCCCAAGAAGGAGGATTACTTCTCCGCTCTCTGTAATACGCTCCCGGATATAGTCAGTCGTTGGCCGAATCTTCATTCGATCGGTACACCAACGGAAAAACCGAGTGGGCGGCGGATAACCGCGGCCAATAAGGTTCACCCAAAAGGTCTGGTCTACTAGTGGTGTCGTTTTATGGATTTCGATCGGCAGACTGAGGTCCGGAAGAGACGTGGAGAGCGCAGAAAGAAGGGATTCCACATATGTTTGAACGATTGGCGATTCAACAAGCGTATCGTTTGCAATTACATGAACTCGGCGGGAACGTTCCGACCATGGAAGTTCGAGAAGCGTTTCAACAACTAGCTGCAGGACAAGCGTGGAATCCTTTCCCCCCGAGAATCCGATTATCCACGGCTTGTTGTGTGCAGCGCGATACTCCTCCTTAATGTCTGTCTTGATGGCTAGGATCTTCGCGGATAGTTCATCTATCTCTGGTCCGCCCTTCATCTTGCTCCGCTCTTTTTGGATCGTTGCTGGGAAGGCTGGCCCCCGAGAACTGAGCATCCAGCCGGCCTATTTCCCCGCCAGGTGGCGGGAAACTGTAACACAAAGGACGCGGACTGAGCGCCGCCTTTATCTGCTGGCTCGCAAATCCCGGCCACTCGGACGGTGCGCCTAAGGGATTAATTCGACGTGCTTTTACTGCGCAAAACCAAAGTCGGGCTTGAGCGCCTGACAGATGTGGCGGGCGGCGCCCGCGGGTCGCCCATGTCGTGCAAGGCGTCGAAGGAGGTGACCAGGCCGTAGTCCCGCCTCGGTGAGTGCTGAGCTAGTTTCTGTCCCGTGCTTCTTGGCCCTGCGCCGCCTTCTTCAACAACCGAACTTGGCCCGCCCGCCGTACCTACCGTATCTGACCTCTCTCTAAAACGGCGTGACTATAGTCCGTCGACCGACGAGACAGACCTGCCCTACCTTACCCCACCTCTTCCGGGGCAAAACGTTGAAAGTCGAGAAAGCGTTCGCTCTTGTTCTTCGGGATATGAGAAAGAAGAAGAACCTGTCTCAGGAGCAATTGGCTCTTAACAGTAATCTCGACCGAACGTTTATTTCGCTTCTGGAACGCGGACTGCGGCAGCCCTCCCTTACCACCATCTTCCAACTGTCCCGCGCACTCGATACGTCGGCTACCGAGTTGATTTCGACCGTCGAGACGAAGGTCCACGCGCGGTCCTGAAGGCACGTCCCTTTCGTTTCTGTGGCCCTCACGAGGTTAACGATCTCGCTTGCGTGACTATAGTCCCCGGACTATAGTCACGGCGACGAGCAGGTCAATTAACGTGACACGGGAGGGCGCGGATGCTGATACTGGGCAGGAAACGCGGCGAGACCATCAGAATCGATCTGATGGAGGACACGAACCCGCTGACACCTGTCGGCGAGATATTTGGGCGAGGACCGATTCAGATTCTGGTGCTGAGTGTAAGAGGGAGGCAGGTGAAGCTTGGCATTCAGGCGGGCCCGGGCTTTCGCA is from Sulfurifustis variabilis and encodes:
- a CDS encoding DUF480 domain-containing protein, whose translation is MTLTLDPVEVRVLGCLVEKELTTPDGYPLSLAALTAACNQRSSREPVMNLDEATVLDKVNALIEKHLVSERSGAGSRVAKFVHRLTGHLREAEDFSQPQRAALGP
- a CDS encoding IS3 family transposase (programmed frameshift); this translates as MKKSRFTESQIVAILREAESGVPVNEIWRRHGISSATYYKWKAKYGGLDVAELKRMKELETENARLKRMFAELSLENHALKDLIPKKALSPAERRESAAYLVGQHGLAVRRACTAVGLSRAAYYRVPVPAAERDREVIAALSGVVERHHRWGFWMCFDHLKRVQNHPWNHKRVWRVYRALKLNLPRRTKKRLPKRDSLPLQAPSAINTVWALDFMSDALYRGRTFRLLNILDEGAREALAIEVDTNLPAERVIRVLEQLKAWRGLPKRLRLDNGPEFTAQRLVKWCAGHGIELAYIAPGKPNQNAFVERFNRSLRHELLDAYLFEDLDQVREMVWWWLCSYNAERPHRSLNRIPPMMYRQQVLERRSSTSGVSA
- a CDS encoding helicase HerA domain-containing protein, translating into MTEFNLTRIDRLRYRPTKEAEEFLGDLRSTLIPGDKATVAKLAIGRSLSEQLNTGDIRLPQDAEMGNAIEGTHLFGDDADIWSCLIAIASEAPPADAASFRSLVEGHWHRGAMLLKQDYEDVKKADVDFVVRLAGMVPTGTRTSGSIDTFKEKEGALSIRFGSESIDPDSGEQLSYTVNRPGVSPHLAILGKTRSGKTRTGLDIARQVIVTADLPLLLIDPKGEFVKDGALVRKSEWGDRTLEAFFPGIRALDVPKVPVPLDFLWSSPTAEEQQLAQLAIGFQDSFQKCIRAKGDIKLDLLRQAVLALLEGRRALESRGGQRRPITLDDVLQALTDVAEQSRQSIGSIGAKLNAITSLNMMRPTMSPAEFFSKRWVISFGSASDEPKRLAIFLILDALNSFFMSLPDSGVDKAGNRLLRHLLIVDEAVEILRYRHGALSSLVRKSASKGGIVMLLSQSADDFDQEEDDFLEQMGTVGVFSLSSSSVKTLDGAFGRRMRIEDFSDRALPPGIALVKFPGQNARKILSWK
- a CDS encoding AAA family ATPase yields the protein MFLKEVHVRNWRSYRNAIFTLPRPGSRKNIILVGAQNGTGKTSLLIALYLGLFGREAMHLIEGVRLSGIDEDQNRNYKSLMEQIIHRPARRQDEPHCSVSLRFENEGDTILIQRRWNFNKGGRIRDLNSRDGEEVLIEVNSQKKIYPTWQDANDKISDLLFPWNVMACFFFDGEQAQERVDAAGHRALLDAVNTLYGTGILDRLSDSLRTFIQNETTNLRRETGNVRIDELDQKRQELEEAKDQLKEIENELTKKRKQMDATDADHQRLLNDLRQLLGDSTADIEEYARTLAALQSEEAAVKQELITGLASIALPLAMSRNIELLRSNLRAEQIRDRWLILKEEASGKASKIIESVLPTKGAGDVEPPLSEQQIHQLRSKLEKALEALWSPPPDGCAEEYKLHFLREADRAAVLSKLGRCQAIGGGALADAAIRWDNTVTRRRETERKYERIKDIEPQLAALTKSVDETRETAKSIDSELLGLETRERGLQERIRDLKGSIGQMEKRRAVERPVLEKLDVAHRVRATVDEAKDNLVPLCKESLEERCTEHFRQMVSDEYRNFVVRFDPDTPPRLEGPSGEIVLVSSLSGAQKRAFGLAFTLAVADVSEQEAPIVIDTPVGNMDSKYRERVLRYVAEAARGQVIFLSHDEEISDYYRERLDPKILKTFLVTFESKEEGSGESTVIEDSYFGA
- a CDS encoding DNA modification system-associated small protein yields the protein MTRRALPLLADKKAKNVLQRICQEHNVSLDLLRSLIEIQRDNLGRGRQVGISQEFSAAISDFIEEHQAGVRDVS
- the dndC gene encoding DNA phosphorothioation system sulfurtransferase DndC — translated: MKGGPEIDELSAKILAIKTDIKEEYRAAHNKPWIIGFSGGKDSTLVLQLVVETLLELPWSERSRRVHVIANDTLVESPIVQTYVESLLSALSTSLPDLSLPIEIHKTTPLVDQTFWVNLIGRGYPPPTRFFRWCTDRMKIRPTTDYIRERITESGEVILLLGVRRSESTARAKSAKRYDGTGRLNPHNDLPGCFVFRPILELTTDEVWEYLFACAPPWAGSHQALMKLYRDATGGECPVVIDTDTQPSCGSNSIRFGCWTCTVVDKDKSFRNAMEKGFERLEPMANFRDWLKDFCYTEENRMTERRNGQAGLGPLKFDARKTVLDRLLALQDEVKVQLISSAEIRRIEEIWRDDASQHVLNRANRLLQLIGEGR
- a CDS encoding helix-turn-helix domain-containing protein; protein product: MRKKKNLSQEQLALNSNLDRTFISLLERGLRQPSLTTIFQLSRALDTSATELISTVETKVHARS
- a CDS encoding carbon storage regulator; its protein translation is MLILGRKRGETIRIDLMEDTNPLTPVGEIFGRGPIQILVLSVRGRQVKLGIQAGPGFRILRNELSEQLVS